From a single Novipirellula galeiformis genomic region:
- a CDS encoding family 16 glycoside hydrolase — MKMRFNLAIAVFCLAWIPCPSLRGDTPDAAQAGSANQLTESEKRSGWELLFDGESTDGWRNYKRDRVSDGWKVENGALVRHAKGAGDLITKEKFESFELSLQYKISEGGNSGVMYHVVEGEGAPYHSGPEIQVQDNVKGRDPQKAGWLYQLYKPGSAPGENAPLDATRPSGQWNELYLRISKDQCTVCMNGVRYYNFKIGDETWKQRVAASKFAKWDGFGEAGEGHICLQDHGDEVAYRNIKLRRFKDNEPVPQPIDSKLGMRSVLAFPNLQWDQWEGINDAGQVRPLRLIELTYAKGMPNRLYAISQRGMIWSFENKADVKQSQLVLDLRDKVYDWQKPGANEQGLLGLALHPEFKANKKFYVYYSLANEKKSILSSFTMSKDNPAQADPESEQVLMEIDQPFQNHNGGSIEFGPDGYLYVGLGDGGYRNDPYGAGQDLSKILGKILRLDVDKAANGKAYGIPADNPFVNVTGALPEIYAYGLRNPWRIAFDPASGRLWCGDVGQELWEEVDVITKGGNYGWSNREGSHPFGNRPSVAGVSEPIGPVWEYDHEIGKSITGGRVYRSDRQSQLAGRYLYADYVTGTVWALSYDPETGKATRNDQVIPDSVPVLAFGQDAAGEVYYLTNSVRGECIYRFEAAE, encoded by the coding sequence ATGAAAATGCGGTTCAACCTAGCGATTGCCGTTTTTTGTCTGGCATGGATCCCATGCCCCTCCCTCCGAGGCGACACGCCGGACGCGGCGCAAGCCGGTTCGGCCAATCAGTTGACCGAGTCGGAAAAGCGAAGTGGTTGGGAGTTGTTGTTCGACGGCGAGTCGACCGATGGATGGCGAAACTACAAGCGTGATCGCGTTTCGGACGGTTGGAAGGTCGAAAACGGAGCCCTCGTTCGTCATGCCAAAGGAGCTGGCGATCTGATCACGAAGGAAAAGTTCGAATCATTCGAGCTGTCGCTGCAATACAAAATTAGCGAGGGGGGAAACAGTGGAGTGATGTACCACGTCGTCGAAGGCGAAGGGGCACCCTACCATAGCGGCCCCGAAATCCAGGTCCAAGACAATGTCAAAGGCAGAGATCCGCAAAAGGCGGGATGGCTTTATCAGCTCTACAAACCAGGTTCCGCTCCTGGCGAAAACGCGCCGCTTGACGCGACCCGCCCCAGTGGCCAATGGAACGAACTGTACCTCCGCATCTCCAAGGACCAATGCACCGTGTGTATGAATGGAGTGCGTTACTACAACTTCAAAATCGGGGATGAGACGTGGAAACAGCGTGTCGCCGCCAGTAAGTTCGCCAAATGGGACGGCTTCGGCGAGGCCGGCGAAGGTCACATCTGCCTGCAAGACCACGGTGATGAGGTTGCGTACCGCAACATCAAGCTCCGCCGCTTCAAAGACAACGAACCGGTTCCGCAACCGATCGACAGTAAATTGGGGATGCGCAGCGTGTTGGCATTTCCGAACCTGCAATGGGACCAATGGGAAGGCATCAACGATGCGGGCCAAGTTCGCCCACTTCGTTTGATCGAGTTGACCTACGCCAAAGGGATGCCCAATCGTCTCTACGCGATTTCGCAACGAGGCATGATTTGGTCGTTTGAAAACAAGGCGGATGTCAAGCAGTCCCAATTGGTGCTGGATTTGCGTGACAAAGTCTACGACTGGCAAAAGCCGGGGGCCAATGAGCAAGGCTTGCTCGGGCTCGCGTTGCATCCTGAATTCAAAGCGAACAAGAAATTTTACGTTTACTATTCGCTTGCCAATGAGAAGAAGTCGATCCTTTCCAGCTTCACGATGTCCAAGGACAACCCAGCCCAAGCGGATCCTGAGTCCGAACAGGTTTTGATGGAGATTGACCAACCGTTTCAGAATCACAACGGAGGGAGCATTGAGTTTGGCCCCGATGGCTATCTATACGTTGGACTCGGCGACGGTGGGTATCGCAACGACCCTTACGGCGCTGGACAGGACCTCTCTAAAATCCTTGGGAAAATACTGCGTCTCGATGTCGATAAAGCGGCCAACGGAAAGGCCTACGGCATTCCCGCGGACAACCCGTTTGTGAATGTCACCGGCGCCTTGCCGGAGATCTATGCGTACGGTCTTCGCAACCCTTGGCGAATCGCCTTTGATCCCGCTTCGGGGCGGTTGTGGTGTGGCGATGTCGGGCAAGAGCTTTGGGAAGAGGTCGATGTGATCACCAAGGGCGGCAACTATGGCTGGAGCAATCGCGAGGGGAGTCATCCCTTCGGCAATCGTCCATCGGTGGCCGGCGTTAGCGAGCCGATCGGTCCGGTTTGGGAGTATGACCACGAGATCGGAAAGTCGATCACCGGCGGCCGTGTCTATCGCAGCGATCGTCAATCGCAACTGGCTGGCCGTTATCTGTACGCGGATTACGTTACCGGCACGGTTTGGGCATTGAGCTACGATCCCGAAACGGGCAAAGCGACGCGCAATGATCAAGTGATTCCCGACAGCGTCCCAGTATTGGCGTTTGGCCAAGACGCGGCCGGCGAGGTCTATTACTTGACCAACAGCGTTCGCGGTGAATGTATCTATCGCTTCGAAGCAGCCGAGTAA
- a CDS encoding FKBP-type peptidyl-prolyl cis-trans isomerase gives MAEDDAPKKEDTPRKYEKPADEIGYFLGVSLGQQMSSQGFLAKDMNFDALIAGLTDGLASKEPAMADEQLREVQGKMETMLRERQEEAMQKNKEKGQAWLKENAKKEGVKTLEGGVQYSVIEAGEGASPTASDKVRVHYTGKLIDGTVFDSSVSRGTPAEFMVGQVIQGWQMALQQMKVGDKWMLYIPSDLAYGERGSQGAIGPNEVLVFEVELLDIL, from the coding sequence ATGGCCGAAGATGACGCCCCCAAGAAAGAAGACACTCCCCGAAAATACGAGAAGCCCGCTGACGAGATCGGCTACTTCTTAGGTGTTTCCCTGGGACAACAGATGAGCAGCCAAGGCTTCCTTGCCAAAGACATGAACTTCGATGCCTTGATCGCAGGCCTGACCGATGGCTTGGCCAGCAAAGAGCCCGCGATGGCTGATGAGCAGTTGCGTGAAGTCCAAGGCAAGATGGAGACCATGCTCCGCGAACGCCAAGAAGAAGCCATGCAGAAGAACAAAGAGAAGGGACAAGCTTGGCTGAAGGAAAACGCTAAAAAAGAAGGGGTGAAAACCCTCGAAGGCGGAGTCCAATACTCCGTGATCGAAGCGGGCGAAGGCGCGTCGCCGACCGCTTCGGATAAGGTGCGAGTTCACTACACCGGCAAGCTGATCGATGGAACCGTATTCGACAGCTCGGTCTCACGCGGCACCCCAGCGGAATTCATGGTCGGCCAAGTCATCCAAGGATGGCAAATGGCACTTCAACAAATGAAGGTGGGCGACAAGTGGATGCTCTACATTCCTTCGGATCTCGCCTATGGCGAACGCGGCAGCCAAGGCGCGATCGGCCCCAACGAAGTGCTCGTCTTCGAAGTCGAATTGCTCGACATCCTGTAA
- a CDS encoding serine/threonine protein kinase, which translates to MPSSRFSDYQLGTILGVGTVGTVYEGIHKESGERVAIKKLHPGVSGNKLIRARFRREMSVLERLRHPNIIASYGGGEANDGQLYYIMELVEGGTMHELLETHGRLAWQEVVDVTRQVGSALQCAHNHGVIHRDLKPGNLFLTLSAMVKLGDFGIARDLHDSDLTATGLTVGTHAYMSPEQITGDAMISGKTDLYALGCCMFEMLTGRKPFLGENFAQLFEQHLRAKPPQVSKFQPECPPELDQVIAHLMEKKPEDRPFNARAVQGVMLQIGEKYGLHEELACEKSGHDVAAESVTEKGRLILEQRIHARLHPASKVDVSWGRIAAVAAVIGGMILAAIALAP; encoded by the coding sequence GTGCCATCTTCCCGATTTTCCGACTACCAACTAGGGACCATTCTTGGTGTCGGTACGGTAGGTACGGTCTACGAGGGGATTCATAAGGAATCCGGTGAGCGCGTTGCGATCAAGAAACTGCATCCTGGGGTTAGCGGCAACAAGTTAATCCGGGCTCGGTTTCGTCGTGAAATGAGCGTCCTGGAGCGTTTGCGGCACCCCAACATCATCGCCTCCTATGGCGGTGGCGAAGCGAACGACGGCCAGCTCTATTACATCATGGAGCTTGTCGAAGGCGGCACGATGCACGAGTTGCTCGAAACTCACGGGCGGCTGGCGTGGCAAGAGGTGGTCGACGTTACCCGGCAAGTGGGATCGGCGCTGCAGTGCGCCCACAATCACGGGGTGATCCATCGTGATTTGAAGCCGGGCAATCTCTTTCTGACCCTATCGGCGATGGTCAAATTGGGCGATTTCGGAATCGCTCGAGATTTGCACGACAGCGATTTAACCGCCACCGGTCTCACGGTCGGCACACACGCTTACATGTCGCCTGAGCAGATCACGGGCGACGCGATGATTTCGGGCAAGACAGACTTGTACGCACTAGGCTGCTGCATGTTTGAGATGCTGACGGGGCGCAAGCCGTTCTTGGGTGAAAATTTCGCTCAGCTATTTGAGCAACACCTTCGCGCCAAGCCACCGCAGGTGAGCAAGTTCCAACCCGAGTGCCCTCCCGAGCTCGACCAAGTGATCGCTCACTTGATGGAAAAGAAGCCCGAAGATCGCCCCTTCAATGCTCGAGCCGTCCAGGGCGTGATGCTGCAAATAGGCGAAAAGTACGGTTTACACGAAGAATTGGCCTGTGAAAAATCGGGCCACGACGTGGCGGCCGAATCGGTGACCGAAAAAGGACGCCTGATTCTGGAGCAGCGGATTCACGCTCGGCTCCACCCAGCCTCAAAAGTCGACGTCAGCTGGGGACGCATCGCCGCGGTGGCGGCCGTGATTGGCGGCATGATCCTTGCTGCGATCGCTTTGGCTCCTTAA
- the rplU gene encoding 50S ribosomal protein L21 has product MYAIVVDGGRQYRVEPGMEVDIDFRDLSQGSEFTFETVLAVSADDGLKLGAPTVDGASVIASVIGPKKDKKIYIQKFRRRKHSKRRTGHRQLHTRVKIEKIAV; this is encoded by the coding sequence ATGTACGCTATCGTTGTAGATGGTGGCCGCCAATACCGCGTCGAACCTGGCATGGAAGTTGACATCGACTTTCGCGATCTTTCCCAAGGTTCCGAATTCACCTTCGAAACAGTCCTCGCGGTCAGCGCTGACGACGGCTTGAAGCTTGGTGCGCCCACTGTAGATGGAGCTTCGGTGATCGCTTCGGTGATCGGTCCTAAGAAGGACAAGAAGATCTACATCCAAAAGTTCCGTCGCCGCAAGCACAGCAAGCGTCGCACCGGGCATCGCCAATTGCACACCCGTGTCAAGATCGAAAAAATCGCTGTCTAG